DNA from Acidimicrobiales bacterium:
GAGGCGGCGCCTCTGGCGCGCCAGGATCCCCTCGTGACCATGGTGATGTTCCGTGCCCGGGGAACGGGGCACGCGGTGGGGCTACCACCGTCTCTCTGACCACTGGGCGGACCGCCTCGTACAGGGGGCGGGCGTCCGTCCCGGCGAACTGGTGCTGGACGTCGGCGCCGGGACCGGCGCCCTGACCGCGCCGCTCCTCCGGGCCGGGGCCCGGGTGGTGGCGGTGGAGCTGCATCCGGCCCGGGCCGGGCGCCTGCGCCGTCAGTTCGGACCGGCCGTGATCGTCGTCCAGGCTGACGCCGCCGACCTGCGCCTGCCGCGCCGGCCGTTCCGCGTCGTGGCGAACCCTCCGTTCGCCCTGGTCACGCCGCTGCTGCGCCGGCTGCTGAG
Protein-coding regions in this window:
- a CDS encoding rRNA adenine N-6-methyltransferase family protein, with protein sequence MPGERGTRWGYHRLSDHWADRLVQGAGVRPGELVLDVGAGTGALTAPLLRAGARVVAVELHPARAGRLRRQFGPAVIVVQADAADLRLPRRPFRVVANPPFALVTPLLRRLLSPGSRLLTADLVVPTFVADRWATGRGRGSARWSLVYGARVVRTVPTTAFLPAAPVPAAVLRVERLELPPARRSTS